The following are from one region of the Sulfurimicrobium lacus genome:
- a CDS encoding response regulator, whose translation MDRKILLVEDNPDDELLTLRALKKNNIANEVVVARDGQEALDYLFSEGNYAGQEKPIPEVILLDLKLPKVDGLEVLRRIRSDERTKRIPTVILTTSNEATDIETSYDRGCNSYIRKPVDFEQFLEAVRQLGLYWLVLNTSSNQDKLRT comes from the coding sequence ATGGACAGAAAAATTCTGTTGGTTGAAGACAACCCCGACGACGAACTGCTGACATTGCGGGCGTTGAAGAAAAACAACATCGCCAACGAAGTGGTGGTCGCGCGTGATGGGCAGGAAGCGCTGGATTACCTGTTCAGCGAAGGCAATTATGCCGGTCAGGAAAAACCCATACCGGAAGTCATTCTGCTGGATCTCAAACTCCCCAAAGTCGACGGCCTGGAAGTCCTGCGCCGCATCCGCTCGGACGAACGCACCAAGCGTATCCCGACGGTCATCCTGACCACTTCCAACGAGGCGACGGATATCGAAACCAGCTACGACCGCGGGTGCAACAGCTATATCCGCAAGCCGGTGGATTTCGAGCAGTTCCTCGAAGCGGTGCGCCAGCTCGGATTGTATTGGCTGGTGCTGAACACGAGCTCCAACCAGGACAAATTGAGGACCTGA
- a CDS encoding citryl-CoA lyase — protein MNDPQRLQDQADTLKTNIGAAFPGSRAVMRGKDLHTDLNDLDWLELYVFGITGRRFTTEQVQLLHGIWRLTSYPDARLWNNRIAALAGSTRSSPGLGLAAALAASEARIYGAGPGLSAYDFFTRAHHACSAGQALENIVADTLAKQRGIGGYGRPLVSGDERIAPAMELARRSGLDQGPFIRLAFKTEDILLTGRWRWRMNYAALVAALLLELGFDRMSYHLFISPIFFAGMPPCYLDATNRAEGLTFPLSCGTISYSGLAERRWEQASRQAGQTRGEKTNKEKGHGQKNSVG, from the coding sequence TTGAATGACCCGCAACGCCTGCAGGATCAGGCCGACACGCTGAAAACGAACATCGGCGCAGCCTTTCCCGGCAGCCGCGCGGTAATGCGCGGCAAGGACCTGCACACCGACCTGAACGACCTCGACTGGCTCGAACTGTATGTCTTCGGCATCACCGGGAGGCGCTTCACCACGGAACAGGTGCAACTGTTGCACGGCATCTGGCGCCTGACCAGCTATCCCGATGCCCGTTTATGGAACAACCGCATTGCGGCACTGGCCGGCAGCACCCGCAGCAGCCCCGGCCTGGGGCTGGCCGCCGCCCTGGCGGCTTCGGAGGCACGCATTTATGGCGCAGGACCAGGCCTGTCCGCCTATGATTTTTTTACCCGCGCCCATCACGCCTGCTCGGCGGGACAGGCGCTGGAGAACATCGTTGCCGACACGCTGGCAAAGCAGCGCGGCATCGGAGGCTATGGACGCCCGCTGGTTTCCGGCGACGAGCGGATTGCCCCCGCCATGGAGCTCGCCCGGCGCAGCGGGCTGGATCAGGGGCCGTTCATCCGGCTCGCATTCAAAACCGAGGACATTCTGCTGACCGGCCGCTGGCGCTGGCGCATGAATTATGCTGCGCTGGTCGCGGCACTGCTGCTGGAACTGGGTTTCGATCGGATGTCTTATCACCTTTTCATCTCCCCAATCTTTTTTGCCGGCATGCCGCCTTGCTATCTGGATGCAACTAACCGCGCGGAAGGCTTGACCTTCCCACTGTCTTGCGGGACGATCAGCTATTCTGGTTTAGCGGAGCGGAGATGGGAACAGGCATCACGACAAGCGGGACAAACCCGAGGCGAAAAAACCAACAAGGAGAAAGGTCATGGACAGAAAAATTCTGTTGGTTGA